The following coding sequences are from one Dermacentor silvarum isolate Dsil-2018 chromosome 4, BIME_Dsil_1.4, whole genome shotgun sequence window:
- the LOC125944865 gene encoding neuropeptide-like protein 30 codes for MTVHQKAPRYKAAMLGLSSSRLLVALVVLAILCSLAAGQFGGFGRGYGGYGRGGFGRGGYGRVLGGYGRGFGGGYRRFGR; via the coding sequence CCCGATACAAGGCAGCGATGCTTGGCCTCAGCAGCAGCCGCCTCCTGGTTGCCCTTGTggtgctggccatcctctgcagcCTCGCTGCTGGCCAGTTCGGTGGATTCGGACGCGGCTACGGTGGATATGGCCGCGGAGGCTTCGGTCGCGGAGGCTATGGTCGAGTTCTCGGAGGTTACGGCCGCGGATTCGGAGGCGGGTACCGTCGCTTCGGTCGTTGA